The genomic region agtgctttcgtggcttgttttccccgtactattttctggtcccacagaatgccgatCATCATGGATGATCcctttctaccctgtatgtttctgtcttttatagcagcatcgagtgttccatcttgagttatcttcatacCCAGgtaggtacttgtattcatcgcagtgtttaatttctacctcATCGTccaatgtaatggactgctttgttcctccaatacacatggcttcaattttctaatgttgacttcgagaccccatttgttatattcttctattagcttccgtgTCACGTAACtcaagtcgtcatgatcctgaacaatcagcgaaacataaagtgtatagtgttgtgttgtcattgagagggattcccatgccattacattttcttttccacagcttgagtgattgttccagataaattttaaagAGGATAGGCGAAATACAAGAACCCTGCTTCAATActttcgtgaccttaaatccctcagacatccttaatccagttttaatttttgcagtcgttccattatacagactttggactgctttgataagaccatgtttaatgttAGTTTGATGTAGGGTTGATcatagtttgctgaggggcacactgttatatgctttttgtaagtctacgtatgtataccaggtgaacttctttattggcggctgtttttttctcaataacttgcgtaatagagtacaggtggtctacgatggaccgcccagctctaaagccagcttgctcctctgcttcttaatctctatagtcattttctattttgttcttaataagtttCCCATACATCCTACTTATTGTGCTGTATACtgcaattcctctgtaattttcacattgaTCCTTGCTGCCCCTTTTGTGGATGGTTGACATGATAGATAATTCCCATTCTTTTGGTAATTCAGCACCATTTAAGCAGTCTTGGAAGAGTTTTCTTAGCTGTTCTTGGTGTTTGTCTGTACCGGCTTTTACTAATTCTGGCAAATGTTGATAAAAGCATtcgttctaagcaaaaaattttgtatacattttcttgataaaattaatagttttcgatttattcgctatcgaaagttttagttttatatcgaaaaatcaatgtttttcgatataggtactcatttacgattcactcaatttttgcagtagaaaaaatttttccaaactaagttcttgggaattaaataacctacaatttcatatttaaacattttttcgtattgataatgctaatctttctattctgaagaaaatggcattttttaccaaactacgaaaattcgttattcacttttaactctatttttttaaactaatcattctaagccagtcaaacttctacaatctcatattaatacataaataaagaagaatgaataaggccagtGACTAAAAgcatcgctaacttacattattatgcttccaatttggatttctccttttttttttcaaaaaaatattttgatttcttAACCTTAACTTTGTATTTTTattcttagaaagtttggtaaaaaagaattttgtaggtttttacaagatctataattgaatctttttaaaatcctcagtcgcaaaaagaggtgactttgaaagggttggtacaGGTGGTGTTTGCATGTTactacaagttttaattgtcaatagctcactcagttgttgccgcagaaaaaatttttgcaaaccagattcttgggaattaaataagctacaatttcatatttaaacattttttcgtatctctgatgctaatcttttcaTTCTGAAGgaaaggccatttttttccaaactacaaaaattctttattcgtttaaacttatttttttttaaactaatcattctaagccggtcaaacttctagaacctattattaatacataaataaagaagaccaaataaggtaaacgattaattttaattagggtggtgattaggtggtcgcttccgatcactttttcgctgaaaaaaatagggactgacattattttcattataagtcacttaatttttgagctagagactttcttttatttctggagatagatatttttaagtgctttaaattagttttaacaagttatcctcgaaaaatatatagtttttccgtcttttgactttgaaactacaatatttagcatttgacgaagaagatcTAACGTATTtaaaagtatagctcgattactattggtcttaaagaaaataaaaaaaaacggttttgtttttttttcaaaaagtacgtttttgttaagcaaagttgttttgataaaacgaaatctttttgagttattagcagaaaactgtataaaaacattgatttttccgatataaaactaacactttcgatagcgaataaatgtaaaactattaattttatcaaaaaaatttataaaacgtttttggcttagaattaatgtttttaccaacttttgcggtcaaaatatattaaaaaatttccaccccagatggggtggcaaccacccccatagcTTCATTACTTGAGACTAATTACAGAAGCTAAATTCTcaattaaaaacataaaaatttaaaaaagtccttaaaaagacaaaaatagattAGTCTGCATGTCGCGTGCCttctatcaaaaaaatataataataaattctGTTAAATCTTTATTCTCCaatctcaatttttatttattttagttctATTCCCATTTACTATTGGTATATCTCCCGTATTCATACCTCTTATATTACAATTCTGCTACTTACATCTAGTTGTATAAAAAACTTGTCAATTCGCCACTCTGATTTCCGAATTCTATTATGTAAAATATTGAAATGGTTGCTGGTGTGAGCACATATTCTTTATGTAGGGTAGGTAATAAATCTACTACTCACAAGCTTAttcgattttatttatttaaagtgtAAAAGTAAAAATTAGGTGACCGGTTTCGATGTTTAAAATATATATCATCATCAGGCCCTTAAGAAGATATCGTACGTAGAATTagcaaatttttatataaaaaaatgtctagACGGAGGGGGCTAATTTGCTAATTATATGTATTGATGATATCTTAGCTTCTTAAGGGCCTGATGATAATGTATATTTTAAACATCGAAACCGGTCGCCCAACTTTTACTTTTACACTTTGTGCGATCTTTGATGTTACGATCTCAAATAGGGGCTGATTCTTTGTTTTCTAAAGGAGCTCTGACACCGGTTCAATAAAAAacttaaacatgagcaaaaaaggaatagaataattaaatgaGGCGCAAAGAGGTCCACTTACCAATTCAATCCCTGCATTTGGTCTTCAAGAGGGCCCTCAGCTGCATTTAACACTGCACCAAGTCCATACACGAAAAAAGCCTTACCAGCTAGGCTTTTACACCGGCAAACGAGCGAGCCGTTGGTTGAGTGGCAACTTACGAGCTGTTGATTGTAGAATAACTTGCGAGCCATTCATTGTAGAGGCACTAGCTTCTCTTACTTTTGACGAACACTACTAGGCTCCAGTTTTTGCACTCATTAAAGCAAACCTCTTTTCTATCGCGATAAAAGGCAAAATAACTAGAGTTGGGACTATTTGCCTTCCTCGTGTAAATAAGTTAAttcaaatttaaatgaaaatacaaCATTCTCCCCCACCAAAATGCAGCTTTGAATggtgcattttaaaactattacaagctaataaacaaaaaaaaataacttaaatcatGGCACTTtggaataaatcccaaaaaaaaaattaaacaatatcatACTAATAACAAGATCAACAAAAAAACTAAGGAATTATTTAGATAGGCAGAGGACACAGCTTGACCAGGGGGCGTCGAAGAATTCCCTTTGTGGTCTTAACATCCGCAACTCTTATAATTCCATCCTGTCCCGGAAATACTTGGGATATTCGTCCCAAACGCCATTGCGACGGAGGGATATTATCATCCTTTATAAGGACCATCGTTCCTAGTTCGATAGGTTTTAAATTATCGGATGAAGTCCATTTACTGCGCTGATGCAAAGTATGCAAATATTCTTTGCTCCAGCGTTCCCAAAAAGTTTTATGCATTTGATTTATTAACTTCCATCTCATCAAATGAGATGCAGGAATATACGCTCCATCAAGAGGTTCAAACACAGCCGAAAGAGGTTCTAGATTTAAAAAATGACCCGGCGTTAGAACTGACAAATCATTAGGATCAGAACTTATAGGGGTCAAGGGCCTAGAATTAAGATACGATTCAATCTGAATTACGACCGTGTTTAGTTCCTCATATGACAAGATCTGATCGCCTATAACGCGAGCTAGGTGCGTCTTTACTGACTTTATTCCCGCCTCCCATAAACCGCCAAAGTGGGCAGCAGATGCAGCATTAAAATggaaggaaatatttttatttgaagcAGCATTTTTCATGAGGTTAAGGTATTTAGCAGCGCCAACAAAATTACTGCCACGATCAGAATATAAATTATCAACCCTACCACGACGAGCTATGAAACGCTGCAAAGCAGAGAGAAAAGTCTCACTCGATAAATCACTAGCTAACTCTAAATGAAGAGCTTTGGTGACCATGCAAACAAAGAGGCAAAGATACACCTTACAAGATTTAGCTCCTCGATAGCGATTCATCATAACATAAAACGGTCCACCAAAATCCATACCTGAATTCAGGAAGGGTTTAACCTGGGAAATTCTAACTAGGGGTAAGTTACCCATTGGAGGTTGGTAATTTCTAGGATTGGGCCTCCAACACTGTATACATTTTGACAAAACCGAGCGTATAGCACGCTTAGGAGACAAAATCCAAAATGACTGGGCAAGCAAAAAACTAACTGTACGCAGCCCAGCATGACAGTATCGTTTATGGTAATAATCAATCAGCAAATAAGTTAAGGGACTTTCGCGAGGTAGGATGCAAGGAAATTTCTTATCAATCGAAACTGACAAATATCTAAGACGACTGTCAACCCGTAATACTCCTTGATCATCGATAAAGCAGGACAACTTTCGCAAAGGTTTGGAAAAAACATTTCCCTCGAACTCCCTTTCAAAATATCGATGTTGAGTATATTTAACTAGCATAATCAACGACTCATAAAGTTCCTTAGAACTTAAGGGACCTTCTCTCTTATCATTGGGGAATTTTGAATTCCAAGCAAACCTCAAGATCCAAGCTATAAGTCGTCGTATAAACGAGAAATCGGAAATGTCATTCAATAGATTCTCAAGAAAATTATCATCATTAACACAAGCCAAAGTTACCGTACGCTCCTCATCAAGCATTTCAGCACACTCAGAAAAGCAACAGGAAGCGTCTGGAATGGGATCGGTGTTATACAAAAACTCAGGACCTGCAAACCAATGAGATTGCTCCAACATTAGAGCAGGTAAAACACCTCTGGAAGCCAAATCAGCGGGATTCTGAGCAGAAGGAACATAAAACCAACTATTAGGAGAAAGGCGTTCCTGTATATATGAAACCCGGTTAGAAACAAAAGTTTTCCAACGATGAGGAGAGGATTTTATCCAACTTAGAGCTACCTGAGAATCGGACCAAGCTACAAATTTTGCGATTTTAAGTTTAGGATCTAATACTCTGACTACAAACTGCATGAGTTTAGATAGTAGAACTGCAGCGGACAGCTCCAAACGTGGAATGCTTACAGTTCTTATGGGAGCCACTTTTGACTTCGCGCAAACAAAAAAGACACAAACCTGACCATCTGGTAGAACAAAACGCAAATAAATAACAGCGGCATAACCCTTTTCACTACTGTCACAAAACCCATGTACCTCACAACAAATATACCTGGACACGAACATGCACCTAGGTATTTCAAGCTGTGCAAGGGATAACAGTTGTTCCTTATACTGGTTCCAAACTTTACAAATTGAGTCTGGAGGAGAGTCATCCCAGTCGATTCCGGACAACCATAAACGTTGGATAAGGTACTTCGTGAACAAAGTCATGGGAGCTAGAAACCCTACAGGATCAAACACTCGCGCCAATTCAGACAACATACTTCTCTTAGTACAAGATTTGTCCAGAGCTGTCacttcaaaagaaaaacaatcCAACTGTGCATTCCATACAAGTCCAAGGATTTTTAGAGGTGACGAACAACTATTATCATCAAAGGAAATAGGTTTCTTACCAATATGCGACTCCGGTAGACCTTCTAATAATCGCATATCATTGTTCGACCACTTACGCAATTCAAACTGACCTCGAGATAACAAGGATATCAACTCATTCCGAAGATCTAGCGCAATTTCGAAGGTATCACCACCACACACTATATCGTCAACATAAGTACTCGTACGCAAAACTTCAGCGGCAAGGGGAAACTCTCTACCTTCATCTTCACTCAGCTGCAACAAAGTCCTTAAAGCAAGAAAAGGAGCAGACGATACACCATAAGTTACTGTTAATAGCCGAAATTCCTGTAACTCTTCATCAGGAGAGAATCTAAAAACAATCCTCTGATAATCACAATGACTTTTCTCAACTCGTATCTGCCTATACATCTGCTTAATATCCGTGGATAAGACATATTTATGAAGTCGAAAACccaataaaatagttaaaatatctTGTTGTAGTTTCTTTCCAGTAAACAAGCACTGATTAAGAGAATTCTGATTTCCAATTCGAGCAGAAGCGTTAAATACAACTCGCAACTTGGTAGTCAAACTATCAGGTTTTAATACAGCATGGTGAGGAATATAGTAACAAGATAATGGACGAGAAGTTTCTGACACAAGCTCCATATGATGCAAATCCAACTAATCTTTCATAAAGGTACAATATTCCTGATAAACACTAGGATTTTTCAAAAGCCTTTTTTCTAAGGAAAGAAAACGATTTACAGCTAACTCAAACATTCCTGGAAAAACAGGAGATAATTCCCTGAAAGGTAGAGCAACGGTATAACGACCAGAGCCGTCTCGACAAACACTCTCAACAAAATTATTCTCACAAAGAATATCTTCAGGAGCTGAACATTCTACTTCAGGAACAGTTTCTAAACTCCAAAACTGCTTTACAGACTCCTCCAACGAAACCATTTGATCCACGTGACAAAACAACGAGGTGGCAGATGTCATAGGAACCGAACTACAGGGACCCATAAGGACATAGCCAAAAACGGTATTAAGAGCATCAGGCATACCTCTAGGAGTTTGAACTTTACCTTCTAATAATAACTGAGAAAATATATCAGCTCCAAGCAATAAGTCCACCTTACCAGGTAGATGAAACCGAGGATCTGCcaactttaaattagcaatataagACCAATGCCCAACATCCAAACTAACAACGGGTAGGTCCTCACAAATTTTTGGCAACACAAACGCCTCACAATTAAAAATAGGATCCACTCTATCCACAGGTTTTATCTGAAGATCAACTCGACCAACCACTGTACTTTTTATAGCACCAATACCTTGTACCGATAAGGTAGCAGAAGAATGTCTAATACCTAACTGACGAATACAAGACTGAGATACAAAAGAGGTCATGCTGCCCCCATCAATTAAAGCTCGAACAGGTTGATACAATCCACAACCATCCATAATTTCTACCACAGCAGTAGCTAACAAAACGCTCGAGTTTTTTGAGGTAACACTACCTAATGATGCAGCATGTGAGCTCAATGTTCCAGTATTAACCTGAGCATCAGAAGAAGCAGTAGTTGGAACGGCAGCAACAGAAGTAGCGCCTTGAGTGGCACTTTCAGAACTTTTAAAATGTAAAAGACTATGGTGGGATGAATTACAATGACAACAACGAGAGGTGACACTACAACTACGAGAATCGTGTTTTtctaaacatttaaaacaaagaCGCATTCTCTTACAAGCGTTGTACCGTTCATAAggagatttatttaaaaataaagaacaatcTTTTAAATGGTGATCGGCAGAACATAACAAACAAGTCGTCGCATTAGGCTTCGAAAAAAAACTATAGCGATTATTGACTTTAGAACCATTTTTATTTGCATTGTGTTTAGAAGGcgatttattttttctattagaATCCTTGGGAGAACAAGGCGACAACAAGGATGAGTCAAACGAAATGCATTGACTTTCTAGGAAATCAGATAATTGAATAAAAGTAGGCATTTCACTAGACCCATGTAATAATTCAAAACGTTGGTGAGTCTCCTCGTCAAGCTTGGTGAGAATTTTGTAAGCTAACACAAAATCCGAAATTTTATAACCCAAATTTTCTAAAGCTGATAAATTTTCCGAAAAGGTATCAATTAAATTACTATAACTATCAGAATTCTTAAACATAGTTGCGGGAGCTTCTTCAATTTTGCACCAATGTGCCATTGCACGCAAACGTTTatttaaatacctattttttaatttatcataaATCCTAACATAATTTTCTCTAGCTAAAGGCAAGGATTTAGCTAACCTTAAAGGAGGCCCTTCTAAACTTTGAATCAAATACGTTAATTTTTCCGTATCATCAACGTTAGGTCTACGGTGCACAAGCGCATCGAACAAGTCAAAAAAAGTAATTGCTGACGTAAACTCACCGGAAAATTTAACTAATTCTAACTGCGGCAAGCGAACATTACTAGGAGGTTGTACTGCATTCGAAGCGGCGATATCTTGCTCATTTTTTTGACTATTATCATCATTTTCAAAGAGATCCGCGAAATTAGCCTTGATCTGATAATAATCATTTAAAAATTGGGAACGAATAATGTCCTCAGAATCTAATTGAGCATCGGTAGGTTCAGAGTTCAAAAGATTTGTAACgatgttttgatgatttttaTTAAAACTCTCCAAAACATCGTCTAACTCTGAGTACCGAACACGAAAAAGCGACTGCTTATGAACCTCTGTAAGAGAAGAATTGGATAAACGCAATAACGTTTCTAAATCGTTCATTGCCATTCTCCTTtgaaacgtatattttttcaatttatcagCCATTATGgagaaaaaagaataaaaatttgtttaacgTAATCaacgataaaattaaaaatacaaataatcaacGATCCCCTGGTCAAGCTGCCACTGGCATAAAGAGAACGCAATTTTAACTATAATTAAATTCAAATAGCTAATATTTTACAAGTTTAATGCCCTAAAACAATTAAActtaataaatttatcaaaaaacaagaaTCCTTATCAAGCTGCCGTAAAGGCGAGgactttaaaatttgaaaactcACAAAATTCTGTGTATTGAATACCTGAAAACCATTCAAGGTCAACCAATTGACATTACCTGCTAgacaagaaaagaagcaaaaactGTACGCAATGTTTTTTGGGCGTTATTTCAAAATgcaaattttattatattattcaaaATTAATTGTTAACAAGCAATTTTGTATACAAGCGAGGAAAAACAAGCCACcccaacaataattgaacaattaattataaaagcaataaagtttaaattctttaaaaaaccgACTATCAAAACACCTCAAAAAAACAATATCCACGTTCGAAGTGACCAAAATGTGCGATCTTTGATGTTACGATCTCAAATAGGGGCTGATTCTTTGTTTTCTAAAGGAGCTCTGACACCGGTTCAATAAAAAacttaaacatgagcaaaaaaggaatagaataattaaatgaGGCGCAAAGAGGTCCACTTACCAATTCAATCCCTGCATTTGGTCTTCAAGAGGGCCCTCAGCTGCATTTAACACTGCACCAAGTCCATACACGAAAAAAGCCTTACCAGCTAGGCTTTTACACCGGCAAACGAGCGAACCGTTGGTTGAGTGGCAACTTACGAGCTGTTGATTGTAGAACAACTTGCGAGCCATTCATTGTAGAGGCACTAGCTTCTCTTACTTTTGACGAACACTACTAGGCTCCAGTTTTTGCACTCATTAAAGCAAACCTCTTTTCTATCGCGATAAAAGGCAAAATAACTAGAGTTGGGACTATTTGCCTTCCTCGTGTAAATAAGTTAAttcaaatttaaatgaaaatacaacacactttaaataaataaaatcgaaTAAGCTTGTGAATAAGCTGTGTTTCACTTAAACATACAGAAGTGggagtgtttttttttaattttatttatttagacTGGCATTTTTGTTCATAAATTCATTGgatttttggttttaatttaaaacggTCTTGTCCCCCTTTATGGCGGGACACGGGACACCCAGACCACGTGGTTTGATCCAAAACCAAAATAATAGGATTGCTAACAAGAAGAAACCAGCATCTACCTAAAAACTACTACTCCAGCTTACATCATGAAGAAACATCCAAACAAGTTCATGAAGCCTACAAGTACCTGAACCTACATTCATCTTCCACATATTAAAAACTGCACCTTCATCTTAGCCTCTTcaaaattttattaacatttgtgtaataaaaaatatgacgtTAGTGAACTGATTTACACTTGCTTCTCAAGAGTAATTACTGAACAAGAATAATAAACTTGGCCAGGCGCGGATCTataaattcataataggggggggcTAGACTTACCTCAAATTACAGTTATGCCACAGCTACCGATTTTTCGGTAGATCTACCGCATACCTGTCAAATTTACCGATCTacctaattctccttttttttctaccgaaaaatcaaaattcttaattttcaaattaatctgccgtttttttttttctaacgaaaaatcaaaattattagaaaatttttttagcggatagatttggcaacagaatttagtcaattttcaagaatttttgaatTGTGTTTCAGTcctttgtccttttatattatgattttgggagtaaaatgtatctacctgaatctgaatagtgaatactgaaggattgtggcttattttgatatagaagttaattccaaactaaaaatagtatttatattaaaatcctaaaacaggagaaatttattttgcacctttttaacttacagtattttgacataactaaagaacatttaaaaattttcttgttctcaattgcttcaatattcgacattgttttgtttttaaacgattataaagtctaaaaaatcatgtttttgcttataaaacattccttgtagattttagtgaaaaatgtttcaaataaatattctagatcttaatagtttctaatttgaaatacataaacaattggagataattgcaaaaaaacccttatttttgcagtaatttataaatggtaataacttaaaactattatttattataataaaaatttttaacttgtttaacCAATTATACAGCATTAAAAtaagaatttttgtattttgaacgttaataggtacacatgtaagtttttttaaaaagtctacaacagtaaaaaatatgcagttttattttattataaataaattattttcttataacaaaacaaaagcatcGTTGATATTTAGTATTGCGTTAGTTAGAGGGCTCTATTCGAGTTACtttgtataaaaaaaatgaagaaaattgctctataatacctagaaagccgagaacatacatttttttaaggtataccgattttgaactttgaatgatttttatgatgaatggtGATTGTTGATCATTATATGAGGatgaatgtagtttatttttgaatgctcgtacctaaagtatcatttttttgcaatgtgatagcaaAAGGAGCAAATTGGAGGATTTCTACCGAAAAAATAGAAGCAGTCTCCCCCaaaatcccagatacctacggtgtCAAAAGGATtaatagacaattcacgactattaatcgcactggtcgttctttaccataaagattaacctttctaccttcaatgggtaggtacgcatggattatctagtgaaatacaaatttttatatctttattgtatcgcaaatttgaaacgtgacttttcatgagataaagtttatacccagtgtaatgtatttgcattttaaaatatcatttttgttattctttgaattgagaaaatatttccgttgtttatggttccaccggtacccaaacaaatgcgcctgcagattatttttcagagaagggtgttttattagattttatggcttctttcaattctatggaagcggttgtcgtataatttagtgttgtactgatggcttaaagtttagagttaacagaaaaaaattataaataataaaaaaatacttatagactaaatataATAGGGGGGACCacggacccgttgacccccccccctgtatccgcgcctggaCTTGGATGTTTACGAACGGTTAGGGCGATAAGGGTAATGGTATAAGAATGCTAGATTTCTGTATGATGCACAATTTAGTAATAACTAATACATTTTTGaacacaaaaacatacacaagTACACAAGAGAAGTTAAAAGTAGAGAAGAAAAATCGATAATTGATTATATATGTTAGTAGAAAAAAATAGCAAGAAAAACGTAATAGACACAAAAGTTAGAAGGGGTCCAGAAATAGGGAGTGACCACTATTTagtaataatgaaaataaaacaaaatatgacAGATAATAACAACACTCACAAAAtgcaagaaatgaagaaagaatATGAAACTATTAGGTCATATAATTTGAGAAATACAGAGAATTCTGAGACGTGACAGATGATCATAAATCAAAAACTAGAAAATACTAAAGAAAATAGAGAGG from Diabrotica virgifera virgifera chromosome 3, PGI_DIABVI_V3a harbors:
- the LOC126882563 gene encoding uncharacterized protein LOC126882563, producing the protein MADKLKKYTFQRRMAMNDLETLLRLSNSSLTEVHKQSLFRVRYSELDDVLESFNKNHQNIVTNLLNSEPTDAQLDSEDIIRSQFLNDYYQIKANFADLFENDDNSQKNEQDIAASNAVQPPSNVRLPQLELVKFSGEFTSAITFFDLFDALVHRRPNVDDTEKLTYLIQSLEGPPLRLAKSLPLARENYVRIYDKLKNRYLNKRLRAMAHWCKIEEAPATMFKNSDSYSNLIDTFSENLSALENLGYKISDFVLAYKILTKLDEETHQRFELLHGSSEMPTFIQLSDFLESQCISFDSSLLSPCSPKDSNRKNKSPSKHNANKNGSKVNNRYSFFSKPNATTCLLCSADHHLKDCSLFLNKSPYERYNACKRMRLCFKCLEKHDSRSCSVTSRCCHCNSSHHSLLHFKSSESATQGATSVAAVPTTASSDAQVNTGTLSSHAASLGSVTSKNSSVLLATAVVEIMDGCGLYQPVRALIDGGSMTSFVSQSCIRQLGIRHSSATLSVQGIGAIKSTVVGRVDLQIKPVDRVDPIFNCEAFVLPKICEDLPVVSLDVGHWSYIANLKLADPRFHLPGKVDLLLGADIFSQLLLEGKVQTPRGMPDALNTVFGYVLMGPCSSVPMTSATSLFCHVDQMVSLEESVKQFWSLETVPEVECSAPEDILCENNFVESVCRDGSGRYTVALPFRELSPVFPGMFELAVNRFLSLEKRLLKNPSVYQEYCTFMKD